One genomic segment of Accipiter gentilis chromosome 29, bAccGen1.1, whole genome shotgun sequence includes these proteins:
- the PRICKLE4 gene encoding prickle-like protein 4 isoform X2: MSLPSPAWPQRDEPPPCGTATGLPPASSDSDSGCALEEYLEPPTDPAPPEVPLRFGTRSPQPASPADKIQLRARALLQQLPPQDCDERYCPDLAEEERKQLRAFSARRRREALGQGLACPVPGPCHGCPCKKCGRRLNKGDPGISASRLGNQFWHPSCFSCHFCHQPLVDLIYFQQDGRIYCGRHHAELFRPRCASCDQLIFMEECIEAEGRRWHLDHFCCLECDVPLCGQRYVMKSGRPCCRGCFETLFAEPCQACGDPIGADSEEATHQGLHWHARAACFCCSLCRKPLRGQPLTSRHGRLFCSETCSLGRDASSTTSDSSDSAFASAPSPDSTPLSRTSPAGRTTPGTGSTSVAGGCRQRVEGAEACLDQGPVHPAFRSLEDHGAAAKERSRDAAHTAMLGSPAGHPSAPQPCAEGPNEPGASGHLVSGGSEPRTPAGNGNPLFRAGTSPARHSSRPEDIDLQDITEEDDSWCPTCSSSSDSDSEEEGFFFGKPIPKPRMSSLGKEPLGRAGGRTAKPRGSSKHCSVS, translated from the exons ATGTCCCTGCCGAGCCCTGCATGGCCCCAGCGAGATGAGCCTCCCCCCTGCGGCACTGCCACCGGTCTCCCGCCAGCCTCGTCCGACAGCGACTCCGGCTGTGCCCTGGAAGAGTACCTGGAGCCCCCCACGGACCCCGCACCCCCCGAG GTCCCGCTGCGCTTCGGCACCCGCTCGCCGCAGCCTGCCTCTCCCGCCGACAAGATCCAGCTCCGTGCCAgagccctcctgcagcagctgcctcctCAGGACTGCGAT GAGCGGTACTGCCCCGACCTCgcggaggaggagaggaagcagcTACGAGCGTTCAGCGCCCGACGGAGAcgggaggcactgggacaggggcTGGCATGTCCCGTGCCGGGTCCCTGCCATGGCTGTCCCTGCAAGAAG TGTGGTAGGAGGCTGAACAAAGGGGACCCAGGGATTTCGGCGTCTCGGCTGGGGAACCAGTTTTGGCACCCGTCCTGCTTCTCCTGCCACTTCTGCCACCAGCCCCTGGTGGACCTCATCTACTTCCAGCAGGACGGGAGGATCTACTGCGGCCGGCACCATGCCGAGCTCTTCCGACCCCGCTGCGCCTCCTGCGACCAg CTGATCTTCATGGAGGAGTGCATCGAGGCGGAGGGCCGGCGCTGGCACCTGGACCACTTCTGCTGCCTGGAATGCGACGTGCCCCTCTGCGGGCAGCGCTACGTGATGAAGAGCGGCCGGCCCTGCTGCCGCGGCTGCTTCGAGACCCTCTTCGCCGAACCGTGCCAGGCCTGCGGAGACCCCATCG GTGCCGACAGCGAGGAGGCCACCCACCAAGGGCTCCACTGGCATGCCCGAGCcgcctgcttctgctgcagcctctgccGAAAGCCTCTGCGTGGGCAACCCCTCACCTCCCGCCACGGCCGGCTCTTCTGCTCCGAGACCTGCAGCCTGGGGCGGGATGCATCCTCCACTACCTCCGACTCTTCCGACTCGGCTTTTGCGTCGGCTCCGTCCCCCGATTCGACTCCTCTCTCCCGAACCAGCCCTGCCGGCAGGACCACGCCGGGGACGGGCAGCACCTCAGTGGccgggggctgcaggcagcgggTGGAAGGGGCAG AGGCTTGTTTGGATCAGGGTCCTGTACATCCTGCATTCAGGAGCCTGGAAGACCACGGAGCAGCTGCTAAGGAGCGGAGCAGGGATGCTGCGCACACAGCGATGCTGGGATCACCAGCGGgccacccctctgccccccagccctgtgcagagGGTCCTAATGAGCCTGGAGCCTCGGGCCACCTGGTTTCGGGGGGCTCTGAGCCCCGAACACCCGCAGGCAATGGAAACCCACTCTTCCGAGCGGGCACATCCCCTGCTCGACACAGCTCACGGCCAGAGGACATCGACCTGCAGGACATCACGGAGGAGGACGACTCCTGGTGTCCCACCTGCTCTTCATCTTCGGACTCAGACTCGGAGGAAGAGGGTTTCTTCTTCGGGAAGCCCATCCCCAAGCCCAGGATGAGTTCCCTGGGCAAGGAgcccctggggagggctgggggcaggacGGCAAAGCCGCGGGGCAGCAGCAAGCACTGCAGCGTGTCCTAG
- the FRS3 gene encoding fibroblast growth factor receptor substrate 3, which produces MGSCCSCLCRDSIPDNHPTKFKVTNVDDEGNELGSGIMELTQTELILHTHKRDAVRWPYLCLRRYGYDSNLFSFESGRRCQTGQGIFAFKCSRAEEIFNLLQDLMQCNSINVVEEPVVITRNSHPTERELSRTPQAPNSLGYTVPGFPNGFHSFPGETLSYSAVRHPSVSSLRHSSVGEDSTHALIGPDDQSHTYVNTANGDQELRGRHCMHSLPEVHPPFPHRNRSCSLEDRNPQVFLQPGEVKFVLGPTSNYRRVCRHHQECRTHFCPPPNNNNDECEEECPSPQCVYENVNGLLPPSTTSSLCRGGRLKLTREDTGLPGCSHRRTALLHYENLPSLPPVWECQPLRRGEEDAGAGDMLTPSPNGYSEAGEEDPLQNYMNSENTALHGDSGQRRSGFLPKPRRGCVPSVFSFDFPRPCPEQPRQLNYIQVELEAEPHKGHQNPPVPRVPPPATHEARRTDSYAVIDLKKTAAMSSLQRALPRDDGTSRKTRHNSTDLPL; this is translated from the exons ATGGGGAGCTGCTGCAGTTGTCTGTGCAGAGACAGCATCCCAGACAACCATCCCACCAAATTTAAG GTAACGAACGTGGATGATGAAGGTAACGAGCTGGGATCTGGGATTATGGAGCTGACACAGACAGAGCTCATCTTGCACACTCACAAGCGAGATGCTGTCAGGTGGCCCTACCTCTGCTTGCGCCGCTATGGCTATGACTCCAACCTCTTCTCCTTTGAGAGCGGTCGTCGCTGCCAGACAGGGCAGG GGATTTTTGCCTTCAAGTGTTCCAGAGCAGAGGAGATCTTTAATCTGCTTCAGGACCTGATGCAGTGTAACAGTATCAACGTAGTGGAAGAGCCTGTTGTCATCACCAGGAACAGTCACCCCACAGAGCGGGAGCTCTCCCGGACCCCCCAGGCACCCAACA GTCTGGGGTACACTGTCCCAGGATTTCCCAATGGATTTCACAGCTTCCCTGGAGAAACCCTATCATACTCCGCAGTCCGCCACCCCTCTGTGAGCAGCCTGAGGCATTCCTCTGTGGGTGAAGACTCTACTCATGCCCTTATTGGACCTGATGATCAG TCCCACACCTACGTCAACACGGCCAATGGTGATCAGGAGCTGAGGGGCCGACATTGTATGCACTCCTTGCCTGAAGTCCACCCTCCTTTCCCCCATAGGAACCGCAGCTGCTCCCTCGAAGACCGCAATCCCCAGGTCTTTCTGCAGCCGGGGGAGGTTAAGTTCGTGTTAGGTCCCACGTCCAACTACAGACGCGTCTGTCGGCACCACCAGGAGTGCAGGACGcacttctgccccccccccaacaacaacaacgacgAGTGTGAGGAGGAGTGCCCTTCACCCCAGTGTGTCTACGAGAATGTCAACGGCTTGCTGCCCCCCAGCaccacctcctccctctgccGAGGCGGGCGCTTGAAACTCACCCGGGAGGACACGGGCTTACCCGGCTGCTCCCATCGCAGAACGGCGTTGCTGCACTATGAGAACTTGCCGTCGCTGCCCCCAGTGTGGGAGTGCCAGCCGCTCCGGCGGGGCGAGGAGGATGCGGGTGCTGGGGACATGCTGACGCCTTCCCCCAATGGCTACTCTGAGGCTGGTGAAGAAGATCCCCTGCAGAACTACATGAACTCGGAGAACACCGCACTGCATGGGGACAGCGGCCAACGGCGCAGCGGCTTCCTGCCAAAGCCTCGTCGTGGCTGCGTGCCCAGCGTCTTCAGCTTTGACTTCCCCCGGCCCTGTCCAGAGCAGCCGCGGCAACTCAACTACATCCAGGTGGAGCTGGAGGCTGAGCCACACAAGGGACATCAGAACCCACCGGTCCCCCGtgtcccacctcctgccacccacGAAGCCCGCCGGACGGACTCCTACGCGGTCATTGACCTAAAAAAGACAGCAGCCATGTCCAGTTTGCAAAGGGCCCTGCCAAGAGATGATGGGACTTCGCGGAAAACTCGACATAACAGCACTGACCTACCTCTGTAA
- the PRICKLE4 gene encoding prickle-like protein 4 isoform X1: MRISPALILSPQLMSLPSPAWPQRDEPPPCGTATGLPPASSDSDSGCALEEYLEPPTDPAPPEVPLRFGTRSPQPASPADKIQLRARALLQQLPPQDCDERYCPDLAEEERKQLRAFSARRRREALGQGLACPVPGPCHGCPCKKCGRRLNKGDPGISASRLGNQFWHPSCFSCHFCHQPLVDLIYFQQDGRIYCGRHHAELFRPRCASCDQLIFMEECIEAEGRRWHLDHFCCLECDVPLCGQRYVMKSGRPCCRGCFETLFAEPCQACGDPIGADSEEATHQGLHWHARAACFCCSLCRKPLRGQPLTSRHGRLFCSETCSLGRDASSTTSDSSDSAFASAPSPDSTPLSRTSPAGRTTPGTGSTSVAGGCRQRVEGAEACLDQGPVHPAFRSLEDHGAAAKERSRDAAHTAMLGSPAGHPSAPQPCAEGPNEPGASGHLVSGGSEPRTPAGNGNPLFRAGTSPARHSSRPEDIDLQDITEEDDSWCPTCSSSSDSDSEEEGFFFGKPIPKPRMSSLGKEPLGRAGGRTAKPRGSSKHCSVS, translated from the exons ATGAGGATCTCCCCAGCTCTGATCCTCTCTCCCCAGCTCATGTCCCTGCCGAGCCCTGCATGGCCCCAGCGAGATGAGCCTCCCCCCTGCGGCACTGCCACCGGTCTCCCGCCAGCCTCGTCCGACAGCGACTCCGGCTGTGCCCTGGAAGAGTACCTGGAGCCCCCCACGGACCCCGCACCCCCCGAG GTCCCGCTGCGCTTCGGCACCCGCTCGCCGCAGCCTGCCTCTCCCGCCGACAAGATCCAGCTCCGTGCCAgagccctcctgcagcagctgcctcctCAGGACTGCGAT GAGCGGTACTGCCCCGACCTCgcggaggaggagaggaagcagcTACGAGCGTTCAGCGCCCGACGGAGAcgggaggcactgggacaggggcTGGCATGTCCCGTGCCGGGTCCCTGCCATGGCTGTCCCTGCAAGAAG TGTGGTAGGAGGCTGAACAAAGGGGACCCAGGGATTTCGGCGTCTCGGCTGGGGAACCAGTTTTGGCACCCGTCCTGCTTCTCCTGCCACTTCTGCCACCAGCCCCTGGTGGACCTCATCTACTTCCAGCAGGACGGGAGGATCTACTGCGGCCGGCACCATGCCGAGCTCTTCCGACCCCGCTGCGCCTCCTGCGACCAg CTGATCTTCATGGAGGAGTGCATCGAGGCGGAGGGCCGGCGCTGGCACCTGGACCACTTCTGCTGCCTGGAATGCGACGTGCCCCTCTGCGGGCAGCGCTACGTGATGAAGAGCGGCCGGCCCTGCTGCCGCGGCTGCTTCGAGACCCTCTTCGCCGAACCGTGCCAGGCCTGCGGAGACCCCATCG GTGCCGACAGCGAGGAGGCCACCCACCAAGGGCTCCACTGGCATGCCCGAGCcgcctgcttctgctgcagcctctgccGAAAGCCTCTGCGTGGGCAACCCCTCACCTCCCGCCACGGCCGGCTCTTCTGCTCCGAGACCTGCAGCCTGGGGCGGGATGCATCCTCCACTACCTCCGACTCTTCCGACTCGGCTTTTGCGTCGGCTCCGTCCCCCGATTCGACTCCTCTCTCCCGAACCAGCCCTGCCGGCAGGACCACGCCGGGGACGGGCAGCACCTCAGTGGccgggggctgcaggcagcgggTGGAAGGGGCAG AGGCTTGTTTGGATCAGGGTCCTGTACATCCTGCATTCAGGAGCCTGGAAGACCACGGAGCAGCTGCTAAGGAGCGGAGCAGGGATGCTGCGCACACAGCGATGCTGGGATCACCAGCGGgccacccctctgccccccagccctgtgcagagGGTCCTAATGAGCCTGGAGCCTCGGGCCACCTGGTTTCGGGGGGCTCTGAGCCCCGAACACCCGCAGGCAATGGAAACCCACTCTTCCGAGCGGGCACATCCCCTGCTCGACACAGCTCACGGCCAGAGGACATCGACCTGCAGGACATCACGGAGGAGGACGACTCCTGGTGTCCCACCTGCTCTTCATCTTCGGACTCAGACTCGGAGGAAGAGGGTTTCTTCTTCGGGAAGCCCATCCCCAAGCCCAGGATGAGTTCCCTGGGCAAGGAgcccctggggagggctgggggcaggacGGCAAAGCCGCGGGGCAGCAGCAAGCACTGCAGCGTGTCCTAG